The following are from one region of the Salvia splendens isolate huo1 chromosome 2, SspV2, whole genome shotgun sequence genome:
- the LOC121772321 gene encoding protein NRT1/ PTR FAMILY 5.11-like, producing the protein MFNCIRNCFSNSIRDNVKGCRIVQLLWSDTLMRRAFFVLQPFLTDVWKLSFTHAAAIVNIWEGTSLMLPAVFQLLADKYLGNFKVVVISTVSSTLGIVFVTMSLPPVLGMGPCKEYNETCVGNTQRGLLYLGVALTAIGRGGLTVSVPCLHDEQTSQGGQFKLCGLVQKHGSTAQNLCVYAIGLVIISLISSWTFRFGFPAIFAAFVTVTFLGGWSSYTKTGPKDEGSLLSTLFKAFTPCRNHQENEGGRKESSFMRHITGISINFIILGIVSALGNTFFVSQANYMKRKFLFMTIPLAVFQLPMLIALAAAPCICAMCAFLQCANKYCNFCVPRCLRTIPSIVGVAVAMAHAILCCVVAAAVVKRKHAMWLVFQFYLVACVDVFFRSSIEAYYHAQAPSTLRDYHDVYTDFVTGVGYFSSVVLVAIVGRVSEGEGKGKKSWFGETVGESRLDRYYWLLAVLGTLSLAGFWVMVPFCIGRVDKSPANDDNDSNRLRHQSSCCFGRY; encoded by the exons ATGTTCAATTGCATCAGAAATTGCTTTAGCAATAGCATTAGAGATAACG TCAAGGGTTGTAGGATTGTACAACTACTGTGGTCCGACACATTAATGCGACGGGCATTTTTTGTTTTACAACCATTTTTGACGGATGTTTGGAAACTAAGCTTCACTCATGCCGCCGCAATCGTCAACATATGGGAAGGAACAAGCCTCATGCTACCCGCCGTCTTTCAGCTCCTCGCCGACAAGTATCTCGGAAATTTTAAGGTGGTCGTCATCTCTACCGTCTCCTCTACTCTG GGTATCGTTTTTGTTACAATGTCGTTGCCACCGGTTCTGGGCATGGGTCCATGCAAGGAATACAATGAAACATGTGTAGGGAATACGCAAAGAGGCCTATTGTACCTCGGAGTGGCGTTAACGGCTATCGGACGAGGCGGGCTGACCGTGAGTGTGCCTTGTTTGCACGATGAACAGACCAGCCAGGGGGGACAATTTAAATTGTGTGGTCTTGTGCAAAAGCATGGCTCGACAGCACAGAACCTTTGCGTATACGCAATTGGACTTGTTATAATTTCACTGATATCGTCGTGGACTTTCCGGTTTGGGTTTCCGGCAATCTTCGCCGCCTTTGTAACCGTTACCTTTTTGGGCGGATGGTCGTCTTACACAAAAACCGGTCCCAAGGACGAAGGGAGTTTGCTCTCTACACTCTTCAAAGCGTTCACCCCTTGCAG AAATCATCAAGAAAACGAAGGTGGTCGCAAGGAGTCCAGTTTTATGCGGCACATCACCGGCATCtcaatcaacttcatcatcttagGCATTGTCTCCGCGCTCGGAAACACCTTCTTCGTCTCCCAAGCGAACTATATGAAGCGCAAATTCCTATTTATGACCATTCCACTCGCCGTATTCCAGCTGCCGATGCTGATCGCCCTAGCCGCCGCCCCGTGCATATGCGCGATGTGTGCGTTCCTCCAATGCGCGAACAAATACTGCAACTTCTGCGTGCCAAGATGCCTGCGCACGATCCCATCGATCGTGGGCGTGGCGGTGGCCATGGCGCACGCGATACTCTGCTGCGTGGTAGCCGCGGCGGTGGTGAAGCGCAAGCATGCCATGTGGCTGGTGTTCCAGTTCTACTTGGTGGCGTGCGTGGATGTGTTTTTTAGGAGCAGCATCGAGGCGTACTACCACGCGCAGGCACCGAGCACGCTGAGAGACTACCACGATGTGTACACGGATTTCGTGACGGGGGTTGGGTATTTTAGTAGTGTGGTTTTGGTGGCGATTGTGGGAAGGGTGAGTGAGGGGgaggggaaggggaagaagagTTGGTTTGGGGAGACGGTGGGTGAGAGCCGTTTGGATCGGTATTATTGGCTGCTGGCGGTCTTGGGGACTTTGAGTTTGGCTGGATTTTGGGTGATGGTTCCGTTTTGCATAGGCAGGGTTGACAAATCGCCCGCGAATGACGATAACGATAGTAACAGACTTCGTCACCAATCTTCTTGTTGCTTCGGGCGTTACTGA